The proteins below are encoded in one region of Neoasaia chiangmaiensis:
- a CDS encoding DUF3035 domain-containing protein: protein MAQHPSSSARFVQRALPLLGGVMLLAGCSGNDISRAFSLERSTPDEYTVTTRAPLSMPPSEKLSAPGSGQQAPDESPSMQALETLSPNAALHQSQGSTSAGQSALVGEVDKASSAPNNAELGTAGAGLVDNLMFWHGGSAGSVVDGTAENRRIQQESALGKGPASGATPTVRAKSSGFLGIF, encoded by the coding sequence ATGGCTCAGCATCCTTCTTCGTCCGCTCGTTTCGTCCAGCGTGCCTTGCCCCTGCTCGGTGGCGTCATGCTGCTTGCCGGCTGTTCCGGTAACGACATATCCCGTGCGTTCAGCCTGGAACGTTCCACGCCGGATGAATACACGGTGACGACGCGCGCACCGTTGTCGATGCCACCGTCGGAGAAGCTGAGCGCACCGGGTTCCGGACAGCAGGCGCCGGATGAAAGCCCGAGCATGCAGGCGTTGGAAACGTTGTCGCCGAACGCCGCCTTGCATCAGTCCCAGGGCAGCACGAGCGCGGGGCAGAGCGCGCTTGTGGGAGAAGTGGACAAGGCCTCCAGCGCGCCAAACAACGCGGAGCTGGGCACGGCAGGCGCCGGACTGGTCGACAATCTTATGTTCTGGCACGGCGGAAGTGCCGGTTCCGTCGTCGATGGAACGGCGGAAAACAGACGTATCCAGCAAGAATCGGCGCTGGGCAAAGGCCCGGCTTCGGGCGCCACGCCGACCGTTCGGGCGAAGTCCTCGGGCTTTCTCGGAATCTTTTAA
- the lspA gene encoding signal peptidase II: protein MIAPRQQRHFLVGIIVLLLVLAADQASKWWILYRFDLPARGSVALTPFLNFTMVWNHAVTFGMLGGLGKAGPVIFCTVALLAVVALLWQLTRTVKLSLAIAMGGIAGGAIGNVIDRLRFGAVVDFIHAHAFGWSWYVFNVADSAIVCGVALWLVDTLLAERADARVH, encoded by the coding sequence GTGATCGCGCCACGGCAGCAGCGGCATTTCCTTGTCGGGATCATTGTCCTGCTGCTTGTTCTGGCGGCCGATCAGGCGAGCAAATGGTGGATACTCTACCGGTTCGATCTGCCGGCGCGCGGGAGCGTTGCGTTAACGCCATTCCTGAACTTCACGATGGTCTGGAACCATGCCGTTACGTTCGGCATGCTGGGCGGTCTGGGCAAGGCGGGTCCGGTCATTTTCTGCACCGTGGCGCTCCTGGCCGTTGTTGCACTGCTGTGGCAGTTGACCCGGACCGTGAAATTGTCACTGGCCATCGCCATGGGGGGCATTGCCGGGGGGGCGATCGGTAACGTCATCGATCGGCTCCGCTTTGGCGCGGTCGTCGATTTCATTCATGCGCATGCTTTCGGCTGGAGTTGGTACGTCTTCAACGTTGCTGATTCGGCCATTGTCTGCGGCGTGGCATTATGGCTTGTCGATACGCTCCTTGCCGAGCGTGCAGACGCAAGGGTGCATTGA
- a CDS encoding deaminated glutathione amidase translates to MKVALGQFAVAAEWQANQATCLDLIARAKAGGADLLVLPEGVLARDINDPEIMPKTAQPLDGPFMAGLAAATDGITVMGCVNVPDGAGRFHNTLFALRDGRLVACYRKLHLYDAFSARESERTAPGNELPPVIDVAGVKVGVMTCYDLRFPEVARALAVAGAEVIVVPAAWFRGPGKERHWEVLNVARALENTCYVVAVGECGSRNCAASMVIDPLGVIVLALGEAPALGFYDIDSTRIADARRMLPVLENRRFADPVLRQS, encoded by the coding sequence ATGAAAGTGGCTTTGGGTCAGTTTGCTGTTGCGGCCGAATGGCAGGCAAATCAGGCGACGTGTCTCGATTTGATCGCCCGGGCAAAGGCTGGCGGCGCGGATTTGCTCGTTTTGCCGGAAGGGGTTCTGGCGCGCGACATCAACGATCCGGAAATCATGCCGAAGACGGCGCAGCCGCTTGATGGTCCTTTTATGGCCGGGCTGGCCGCGGCAACCGATGGCATAACCGTGATGGGCTGCGTCAATGTGCCCGATGGCGCGGGGCGCTTCCACAACACGCTATTTGCCTTGCGCGACGGCAGGCTGGTGGCGTGCTATCGCAAACTGCATCTCTACGATGCATTCAGCGCCCGTGAGTCCGAGCGGACCGCACCCGGGAACGAACTGCCGCCGGTGATTGACGTGGCTGGCGTGAAGGTCGGCGTCATGACCTGCTACGATCTGCGCTTTCCCGAAGTGGCGCGCGCCCTGGCGGTTGCCGGTGCTGAGGTGATCGTCGTGCCTGCCGCATGGTTTCGCGGCCCGGGCAAGGAGCGCCATTGGGAGGTGCTCAACGTTGCCCGCGCACTTGAGAATACCTGCTATGTCGTGGCAGTGGGGGAGTGCGGGTCGCGGAACTGCGCCGCGAGCATGGTGATTGATCCCCTGGGCGTCATCGTTCTGGCGTTGGGGGAAGCGCCGGCGCTTGGCTTCTACGATATCGATTCCACCCGTATTGCCGACGCCCGACGTATGTTGCCGGTTCTGGAAAACCGCCGCTTCGCGGACCCGGTTCTCCGTCAGTCATGA
- a CDS encoding YfdX family protein, which translates to MKAVLTVATVLALASSLPANAATKSNSATVDRDFSRLSHDGQVAFADIAQAQTALAAGQTTQALPLIQDAESRLAHAATDHKAFVKAETELPSAAGAPQHGVRHTPSATPDTWIPVSGSYVVADDLAPDKQQAVQNANQHLTQGRKPLVVQDLKIVGIDVDYIIGLAPLQQASGDVHRASVFLDGGDAKDANEALQGALDTVVFVSQDTLETVAPQGNAPVTKHKRV; encoded by the coding sequence ATGAAGGCAGTTCTCACCGTCGCCACGGTACTTGCCCTGGCTTCAAGCCTACCCGCCAACGCTGCAACCAAGTCCAACTCTGCGACTGTGGACCGGGATTTCAGCCGCCTCTCGCATGATGGTCAGGTGGCGTTCGCAGACATCGCTCAGGCACAAACCGCGCTGGCCGCAGGCCAGACGACTCAGGCGCTTCCCCTCATCCAGGATGCCGAAAGCCGTCTCGCTCATGCGGCAACCGATCATAAAGCCTTTGTCAAAGCGGAAACCGAGTTGCCGTCGGCGGCCGGCGCACCGCAGCACGGCGTGCGCCACACGCCGTCTGCCACGCCGGACACGTGGATTCCTGTTTCGGGCAGCTATGTCGTCGCGGACGATCTTGCGCCGGATAAACAGCAGGCCGTTCAGAACGCCAACCAGCATCTGACGCAAGGCCGCAAACCACTGGTCGTGCAGGATCTGAAGATTGTGGGCATTGATGTTGACTACATCATCGGCCTGGCACCGCTGCAACAGGCATCAGGCGACGTACACCGCGCTTCCGTTTTTCTTGACGGTGGCGACGCGAAGGATGCCAACGAAGCGTTGCAGGGGGCGCTCGATACCGTTGTTTTCGTATCGCAGGACACGTTGGAAACCGTTGCCCCGCAGGGCAATGCGCCTGTCACGAAGCATAAACGCGTCTGA
- the ileS gene encoding isoleucine--tRNA ligase, whose protein sequence is MSDKASTESQDRYRDTVFLPRTTFPMRGSLPVREPETLARWKEAGLDAKIAESGRDRQTFTLHDGPPYANGHLHIGHALNKINKDVINRAQRMSGFRVRYVPGWDCHGLPIEWRVEEEYRKSGRNKDETPILEFRAECREYARKWVDIQSAEFQRLGVQGEWQNRYATMDFASEASIVEEIGRFLLNGELYRGLRPVMWSPVEKTALAEAEIEYHDITSTTIYVAFPIVADPTPAQALTGVSAVIWTTTPWTIPANRALAYGPDITYVVLRADEVSPDSLVPQRARLLVAEERVADFCAATGIVSHHVLYTLPGDALEGAICAHPLRGYGYEFDVPMLPGDFVTTDTGTGLVHMAPAHGQDDFLLTRQYGIEVPELVQDDGTYAPWVPHFAGLHVFKAADPVCEALAEAMQRWISNGDVAAGLLARGTINHSYPHSWRSRKPIIFRATPQWFIRMDGKGELRAKALDTLKDVTFVPEIARNRLTSMVEQRPDWCISRQRAWGVPIAVFVQKGTGEVLRDPAVMTRIVEAMREHGADIWYSADPAVFLGPDRDPADYEQVFDIVDVWFESGSSHTFVLGDDGLNFPADLYLEGSDQHRGWFQSSLLESVGTRGIAPFRALVTNGFVLDEQGRKMSKSLGNVIAPADVTDKLGADILRLWVVNSDTNEDLRIGNEILKQQGELYRRLRNTLRWLLGALDGFTPDEALGYDDLPELEKYILYRVSELGGMIDRGVQTHQWVGIYPALHGFCTTDLSAFYFDVRKDAIYCDARDSHRRRAARTVLDILHRALCTWLAPVLVFTAEEAWTARFGHEESVHLQPFLQPEAIWNDVELGDRWTRLRAVRRVVTTELETARRGGVIGSSLEAKLVLPVSEREAGVLGTVDWAELAIVSQADIEILPNAPSLYLDEEMSEELPGTPEAHGGPRVLEAPGEKCLRCWRVLPEVGTHDAHSGLCLRCVAVVEAQGSGASA, encoded by the coding sequence ATGTCTGACAAAGCCAGCACAGAGTCGCAGGATCGCTATCGCGATACGGTATTCCTTCCCCGTACAACGTTCCCGATGCGCGGTAGCCTGCCTGTTCGTGAGCCAGAGACACTGGCACGCTGGAAAGAGGCCGGTCTGGACGCGAAAATCGCGGAGAGCGGGCGGGACAGGCAGACATTCACATTGCACGACGGCCCGCCTTACGCGAACGGCCACCTGCACATCGGTCATGCACTGAACAAGATCAACAAGGACGTGATTAACCGCGCGCAACGTATGAGCGGTTTCCGCGTGCGTTACGTGCCGGGCTGGGACTGTCACGGCCTGCCGATCGAATGGCGTGTCGAGGAAGAGTATCGCAAGAGCGGCAGGAACAAGGACGAGACGCCAATTCTCGAATTCCGTGCGGAATGTCGTGAATACGCGCGTAAATGGGTCGATATCCAGAGCGCGGAATTCCAGCGCCTTGGTGTGCAGGGCGAGTGGCAGAACCGCTATGCCACGATGGATTTCGCGTCCGAAGCGAGCATCGTCGAGGAAATTGGCCGTTTCCTGCTGAACGGTGAGCTTTACCGTGGGCTACGTCCCGTCATGTGGAGCCCGGTCGAGAAGACGGCGCTCGCCGAGGCGGAGATCGAATATCACGACATCACCTCGACCACGATCTACGTTGCCTTCCCGATCGTGGCGGATCCCACGCCCGCGCAGGCGCTGACAGGCGTCTCCGCCGTGATCTGGACGACGACGCCATGGACCATTCCGGCCAACCGCGCGCTCGCCTACGGGCCGGATATCACCTACGTCGTCCTGCGCGCGGACGAGGTCTCACCCGACAGTCTGGTGCCGCAGCGGGCGCGTCTGCTGGTCGCCGAAGAGCGCGTCGCGGATTTCTGCGCTGCCACGGGTATCGTCTCTCATCACGTGCTCTACACATTGCCCGGCGATGCGCTGGAAGGGGCGATCTGCGCCCATCCGCTACGGGGCTATGGTTACGAGTTCGACGTGCCGATGCTGCCCGGCGACTTCGTCACGACCGATACGGGAACGGGCCTGGTGCATATGGCGCCGGCTCATGGTCAGGACGATTTCCTGCTGACGCGCCAGTATGGCATCGAGGTGCCTGAACTCGTGCAGGACGACGGCACATACGCGCCCTGGGTGCCGCATTTCGCGGGGCTTCATGTGTTCAAGGCTGCCGATCCGGTGTGCGAGGCCCTGGCGGAAGCGATGCAACGCTGGATTTCGAACGGCGATGTCGCCGCCGGCCTGTTGGCGCGCGGGACGATCAATCACTCCTATCCGCACTCCTGGCGGTCGCGGAAGCCGATCATCTTCCGTGCCACGCCGCAATGGTTCATCCGCATGGATGGCAAGGGAGAACTGCGTGCCAAGGCGCTGGACACCCTGAAGGACGTGACCTTCGTGCCGGAGATCGCCCGCAATCGACTGACCTCGATGGTGGAGCAGCGGCCCGACTGGTGCATCAGCCGTCAGCGTGCATGGGGTGTGCCGATTGCCGTTTTCGTCCAGAAAGGGACGGGCGAGGTGTTGCGGGACCCCGCGGTGATGACGCGGATCGTGGAAGCGATGCGGGAGCATGGCGCGGATATCTGGTACAGCGCCGACCCGGCTGTCTTCCTGGGTCCCGATCGCGATCCGGCGGATTACGAACAGGTTTTCGACATCGTGGACGTCTGGTTCGAAAGCGGATCGTCCCACACCTTCGTCCTGGGTGACGACGGGCTCAATTTCCCGGCGGACCTCTATCTCGAAGGGTCGGATCAGCATCGCGGCTGGTTCCAGTCCTCCCTGCTGGAAAGTGTCGGGACACGCGGGATCGCGCCCTTCAGGGCGCTGGTGACGAACGGCTTCGTGCTGGACGAACAGGGGCGCAAGATGTCCAAGTCGCTCGGCAACGTGATTGCACCTGCCGACGTGACCGACAAGCTCGGCGCGGACATTCTGCGGCTCTGGGTTGTCAATTCCGATACCAATGAAGATCTGCGGATCGGCAACGAAATCCTCAAGCAGCAGGGAGAACTCTATCGCCGCCTGCGCAACACGCTGCGATGGCTCCTTGGCGCGCTGGATGGTTTCACACCCGATGAGGCGTTGGGTTATGACGACCTGCCGGAACTTGAAAAATACATCCTCTATCGCGTGAGCGAGTTGGGCGGCATGATCGATCGCGGCGTACAGACGCATCAGTGGGTCGGCATCTACCCGGCGCTGCACGGCTTCTGCACCACGGATCTCTCCGCATTCTATTTCGACGTGCGCAAGGATGCGATCTACTGCGATGCGCGGGACAGCCATCGCCGCCGCGCGGCGCGCACGGTGCTGGATATCCTGCATCGCGCACTCTGCACATGGCTGGCGCCGGTGCTGGTCTTCACCGCCGAGGAGGCATGGACCGCGCGTTTCGGGCATGAGGAGAGCGTGCACCTGCAGCCGTTCCTCCAGCCGGAAGCAATCTGGAACGATGTGGAACTGGGCGACCGCTGGACGCGCCTGCGTGCTGTTCGACGGGTGGTGACCACGGAACTGGAAACCGCGCGTCGCGGCGGCGTCATCGGCTCGTCGCTCGAGGCGAAACTCGTCCTGCCGGTGTCGGAGCGGGAAGCCGGCGTGCTGGGCACCGTCGATTGGGCGGAACTTGCGATCGTCTCCCAGGCCGATATCGAGATTCTGCCGAACGCGCCCTCATTGTATCTGGACGAAGAGATGTCGGAGGAATTGCCCGGCACGCCGGAAGCGCATGGTGGACCGCGCGTTCTGGAAGCACCGGGCGAGAAATGTCTGCGTTGCTGGCGGGTGCTGCCGGAAGTGGGCACACATGACGCGCATTCCGGCCTTTGCCTGCGATGCGTGGCCGTCGTCGAAGCGCAGGGATCGGGAGCCTCCGCGTGA
- the mutL gene encoding DNA mismatch repair endonuclease MutL produces the protein MIARPTIRRLSGHVIDLIAAGEVIERPAAALKELLENAIDSGADRIEIALLAGGTGRIEVVDNGCGMTPDELLLAVERHCTSKLIDDTLVQIKTLGFRGEALPSIGASARLRLTSRTPHADTAWLLAVDGGIITPPVPTAGVPGTRAVVEDLFFATPARRKFLKSPRVEAGHAESTVRRLALAAPHCAFLLRMDDRVVLDLPVQTPLSRAQAILNETDALHPLDEQRQELHLTGFLAGPACTRSTATGQFFLVNDRPVSDPVLKTAIRIAYRPLIEPGRQPVVALHLRMPMEALDVNVHPAKTELRFADEAAVRSLVIGALQRGLGRGAGGGGQRISLQRARPAIHYPPPESHPPVTPVSPVPQRVQGGFADTGETFAPAARRLEPPVAAPSVSGQSYPLGAAVAQVLDTYIIAVAEDGDLVLVDQHAAHERLTHERLLGQFGAGRIRAQRLLLPEVVDLPSRQADQLLLHREMLSTLGLEIETFGGGSILLRTMPDLLQGSDPSTLLRDLAEELFDDPDLTPGDASAVERRMDAAIARMACHGSIRAGRRLNADEMSALLRQMEQTPRAATCSHGRPTWLKLSRTELERLFGRIR, from the coding sequence ATGATCGCGCGACCGACGATCCGCCGCCTGAGCGGCCATGTGATCGATCTGATCGCTGCCGGGGAAGTCATTGAGCGTCCTGCGGCAGCGCTGAAGGAGCTGCTCGAGAACGCGATCGACTCAGGCGCGGATCGAATCGAGATCGCATTGCTTGCCGGTGGGACGGGCCGTATCGAGGTCGTCGATAACGGATGTGGCATGACGCCGGACGAACTGCTGCTGGCAGTCGAGCGCCATTGTACGTCCAAGCTCATCGACGATACGCTCGTGCAGATCAAGACGTTGGGTTTTCGTGGCGAGGCCTTGCCGTCGATCGGCGCCAGTGCGCGGCTTCGGTTGACCTCGCGCACGCCGCATGCGGACACGGCCTGGTTGTTGGCCGTCGACGGGGGCATCATCACGCCACCTGTCCCGACCGCAGGCGTGCCAGGTACGCGTGCCGTCGTGGAAGACCTGTTTTTCGCAACTCCCGCGCGACGAAAGTTTCTGAAAAGTCCCCGCGTCGAAGCCGGACATGCCGAATCCACCGTTCGGCGGCTGGCTCTGGCGGCGCCTCATTGTGCGTTCCTGTTGCGCATGGATGATCGTGTTGTGCTGGACCTGCCGGTGCAGACGCCGCTTTCACGCGCGCAGGCGATTCTGAACGAGACTGATGCGCTCCATCCCCTGGATGAACAGCGGCAGGAACTTCACCTCACCGGTTTTCTCGCAGGGCCGGCGTGCACACGCTCAACGGCGACGGGACAGTTCTTTCTTGTCAATGACCGTCCCGTGAGCGATCCGGTCCTGAAAACGGCCATACGGATTGCGTATCGTCCGCTGATCGAGCCCGGACGACAGCCGGTGGTCGCCCTGCATCTCCGCATGCCCATGGAAGCGCTGGATGTGAATGTGCACCCTGCGAAAACGGAACTGCGCTTCGCAGACGAGGCGGCTGTCCGCAGCCTCGTGATCGGTGCGCTTCAAAGAGGGCTGGGGCGCGGTGCCGGGGGAGGGGGCCAGCGTATCTCGTTGCAACGCGCTCGCCCGGCCATTCACTACCCGCCTCCGGAGTCGCATCCGCCAGTGACGCCCGTTTCTCCCGTGCCGCAGCGCGTGCAGGGCGGTTTCGCGGACACCGGTGAGACATTCGCCCCTGCCGCGCGCCGTCTCGAGCCACCTGTTGCTGCACCCTCGGTGTCAGGGCAGAGCTATCCGTTGGGGGCAGCCGTTGCGCAGGTGCTCGACACCTACATCATCGCAGTGGCGGAGGATGGCGATCTGGTTCTGGTGGACCAGCATGCGGCACATGAGCGGTTGACGCATGAAAGGCTCCTTGGCCAGTTCGGCGCCGGGCGTATTCGTGCACAAAGGCTGCTTCTGCCAGAGGTCGTGGATCTGCCCTCCCGCCAGGCCGATCAGCTTCTTCTGCATCGGGAGATGTTGTCGACACTTGGTCTGGAAATTGAAACTTTCGGCGGTGGGAGCATCCTGTTGCGCACCATGCCCGATCTTCTGCAGGGGAGCGATCCGTCAACGCTTCTGCGCGACCTTGCGGAAGAACTCTTCGACGATCCTGACCTGACACCGGGGGATGCGTCCGCCGTGGAACGACGCATGGACGCAGCCATTGCGCGCATGGCCTGTCATGGCAGCATCCGCGCGGGACGTCGTCTCAACGCTGATGAGATGTCGGCATTACTCCGACAGATGGAACAAACGCCACGCGCGGCAACCTGCTCGCACGGACGACCGACCTGGTTGAAATTGAGCCGTACGGAGCTGGAACGTCTTTTCGGCCGCATCCGCTAG